A section of the Fusobacterium varium genome encodes:
- the rsmB gene encoding 16S rRNA (cytosine(967)-C(5))-methyltransferase RsmB, whose product MNIKQRVIGLIKEVENGKYSNIALNEYFKQNDLNKKEKGFITELFYGVIRKKIFLDYEIDKRTSSIKKDWIRNILRISMYQIAFMKSDDKGVVWEATELAKKKFGVPVGKFVNGVLRSYIRELENDILELKENDKEDILLSYPRWFYDKIKQEYKEEANLFLESLKKIPYISFRVNTLKYSEEEFEKLLESLNINIVKKVDTVYYLESGILLYSDEFKDGKIIVQDASSYLSARNLNPKSNESVLDTCSAPGGKTAVLGELMKNEGELLALDIYPHKLKLIEENCKKLGIDFVRTVKMDARKLNQQGKKFDKILVDAPCSGYGVLRKKPEALYNKNIENVEELSKLQFEILESAAQVLKDDGELVYSTCTILKEENSDNIGKFLEKYPEFETTELYIPENVNGTYDEFGGFIIDYHEDILDGFYIAKLRKKREKC is encoded by the coding sequence ATGAATATTAAGCAAAGAGTTATAGGGCTTATAAAAGAAGTTGAAAATGGAAAATACTCCAATATAGCATTGAATGAATATTTTAAGCAAAATGATTTGAATAAAAAAGAAAAGGGATTTATAACTGAACTTTTTTATGGAGTAATTAGAAAAAAAATATTCCTTGATTATGAGATAGATAAAAGAACTTCAAGTATAAAAAAAGATTGGATAAGAAATATTCTTAGAATATCTATGTATCAAATTGCTTTTATGAAAAGTGATGATAAAGGTGTTGTATGGGAAGCCACTGAACTAGCAAAGAAAAAATTTGGAGTCCCTGTTGGAAAATTTGTTAATGGGGTTTTACGTAGCTATATTCGTGAATTAGAAAATGATATTTTAGAATTAAAAGAAAATGATAAAGAGGATATCTTACTTTCTTATCCTAGATGGTTTTATGATAAAATTAAACAAGAATACAAAGAGGAAGCAAATCTATTTTTAGAGTCTTTGAAAAAAATTCCATATATTAGTTTTAGAGTAAACACTTTAAAATATAGTGAAGAGGAGTTTGAAAAACTTTTAGAAAGTTTAAATATAAATATTGTAAAAAAAGTTGATACAGTATACTATTTAGAATCTGGAATTTTATTATATAGTGATGAGTTTAAAGATGGGAAAATAATTGTTCAAGATGCTTCATCATATTTATCAGCTAGAAATTTGAACCCTAAATCAAATGAGTCTGTTTTAGATACTTGTAGTGCTCCTGGAGGTAAAACAGCAGTTTTAGGAGAGTTGATGAAAAATGAAGGAGAACTTTTAGCCTTAGATATCTATCCTCATAAACTTAAATTGATAGAAGAAAATTGTAAAAAACTAGGAATAGATTTTGTTAGAACTGTAAAAATGGATGCTAGAAAATTAAATCAACAAGGTAAAAAATTTGATAAAATACTTGTAGATGCTCCATGTAGTGGATATGGTGTATTAAGAAAAAAACCAGAGGCTCTTTATAATAAAAATATTGAAAATGTTGAGGAGCTATCAAAGTTACAATTTGAAATATTAGAGTCAGCAGCTCAAGTTTTAAAAGATGATGGAGAATTAGTTTATAGTACATGTACTATTTTAAAAGAAGAAAACAGTGATAATATAGGAAAATTTTTAGAAAAATATCCAGAATTTGAAACAACAGAATTATATATTCCTGAAAATGTAAATGGAACATATGATGAGTTTGGAGGATTTATAATAGATTATCACGAAGATATTCTAGATGGATTTTATATTGCTAAATTAAGAAAGAAGAGGGAAAAATGTTAG